A section of the Gemmatimonadaceae bacterium genome encodes:
- a CDS encoding peroxiredoxin: MRIGQLAPDFTAQTTIGPIRFHEWLGNSWGIIFSHPKDFTPVCTTELGQVAKLEPEFAKRGVKVIGLSVDPVDRHDAWVVDIARTQGATPHFPMIGDTDLTVSKLYDMLPEEAGETCEGRTAADNQTVRTVYIIGPDKKIKLILIYPMTTGRNFDEILRAVDSLQLTSAHRVATPANWNPGESVIIAGSVSNDEAKQLYPDGWQEVTPYLRVVPQPK; encoded by the coding sequence ATGCGTATCGGCCAACTCGCTCCCGACTTCACCGCTCAGACCACGATCGGCCCCATCCGTTTCCACGAATGGCTTGGCAATTCGTGGGGAATCATCTTTTCGCACCCGAAGGACTTCACGCCGGTGTGTACGACCGAGCTGGGACAGGTCGCGAAGTTGGAACCGGAGTTTGCGAAGCGTGGTGTGAAGGTGATCGGGCTCAGCGTGGACCCGGTGGACCGTCACGATGCGTGGGTGGTAGACATCGCACGTACTCAGGGCGCGACGCCGCACTTTCCGATGATCGGTGATACCGATCTCACGGTATCGAAACTCTACGACATGCTGCCGGAAGAAGCCGGCGAGACGTGTGAGGGACGAACGGCGGCCGATAATCAGACGGTACGGACCGTCTACATCATCGGCCCCGACAAGAAGATCAAGCTGATCCTGATCTACCCGATGACCACCGGGCGCAACTTCGATGAGATCCTGCGCGCCGTGGATTCGCTGCAGCTCACCAGCGCGCATCGCGTGGCGACGCCGGCGAACTGGAATCCGGGCGAGTCGGTGATCATCGCGGGATCGGTATCGAACGACGAGGCCAAGCAGTTGTATCCCGATGGTTGGCAGGAAGTCACCCCGTACCTGCGCGTCGTCCCACAGCCCAAGTAG